One genomic region from Mastacembelus armatus chromosome 21, fMasArm1.2, whole genome shotgun sequence encodes:
- the dop1b gene encoding protein dopey-2 isoform X1: MDPEELELQNDYRYRSYAAVIEKALRNFESSSEWADLISSLGKLNKALQSNLRYSLLPKRLIIGKRLAQCLHPALPSGVHLKALETYEVIFKIIGTKWLAKDLFIYSSGLFPLLGHAAMAVKPVLLTLYERYYLPLQRALLPSLQAFITGLLPGLEEGLEVYDRTDALLVKLSLLVGQQVFYGALWGSMLVSPLVRLPASVFIVTHFDRIVSLHQQTHMLGYDHRLVVKSVCLSLQDSNVLVQRNMLEILLYFFPFATCLDPVEACITMSGEDLITVVSAASLTILRRDMSLNRRLYAWLLGTDIKGEMVAPHPTHSATTEEHTLFYFNTYSRDFLVQALINILKQKDVKSDTENVIGYLRPFRIIISLLDKPEIGPPVLSSVLLEVVRAFYTYCREMLGEETITSSGLSGNQLASKIKENKNASEIIKTMNMLVSSMNSEYLWDYMTRRFCTSLSGKDDPPSPPQQDRSHSAPSVPEMSNLIIFLLDVIPLELHADIQSQLLPEMLGTMLRTLRNNLDSVGLEDVTHSLRACFKVLSKIQMPVAFMDTEAGAHTEEMELQKQEDTGSKTEDIEKEAGNDGSDGQVNGQHGGEEQNRDGQDEAEPENGVYPALRSEDSGLGISASPSEQHLPSGIGMGSEEHEISKEGEGMWRRGGSVDTMTQCLQDILAFITTRYLLVQVVDVTELQEGLQPNLSVGSEDQKTVLTSIGGREIKEKLTELFTPSKLKTHPTPETQLLVATTEKKKESGHLGCVEWAAGYMPRGRAEISEACRQAFTATCHLLLECTTFPIYLSEEEALALHADMFGHTGSEVDSLPLWLRSLMTLCCLSRDYNIQHTAVASLLELINHSQSLALVIQDKQRRYQKSDYNPLSGRLQMVTVPPIYPALLQTIEESTDFYQRVSQVLWSQLDMERREQHISCVELFYRLHCLAPSVSICEDIICQALLHKDKAVRLEALHRFTVLWHLTREIQTSRIMSLNRSFDRSLCVVVDSLSCTDGLISAAAQCWLVRALSLNDVIRILEPILLLLLYPSTQCCSIQSIKQNLTAGSLKVLNSRSRSSTKTSGISAGAVAKEVTILNLIVDRESLWAELDNGPELAKPPDTLVASRSESEETEEEDDKAEEEEEEVESEHTESADTSGAQVSTENSSSGSTPYACIEAGGIVNGLRRAESEHTQASDSLTSEDEEDLELEAMARSRLLKQEREKREAIDSLFRHVLLYPVAGGWRHLLQGLGLLDSLLRHSAECPLVEALSSTSLDTSSAAHLNLVSNLLQRHQQAQDGNSFYGSLLSPSSSPSVPPSLLIELLVSLCLRFLRSHYPSYLSLSPVDLQGNRDVQVKSVEVLTRIMNQLGCMARGQEGSDIRLEPINRFLSGCKVQQYALLTLSASMYISQRGTDKGPPKSVELLDEQGSLSEESLVNLGPGGGQEQYPLQRELLKLLQALIALEYHVCPGGAASSTGSAAAAAQPGEPRESTTAGTPLTREWQTAVLFQQSIKAAQYVQSQPITTQGMFVSAAARALQPQYGYAMHPHWVSLLCSSLPYLGRSLGIIVAPLISQICRNLDELVKLYEHDGGKTNQSLSGRRENIAPDYPLTLLEGLTTIAHYCLLDNKRSSVACDPVDIRNARNAVIDALPHILSTMALLWGVVLREEHQKRGYDSGQSGRHTSTSVYFKSTKILRQRILEFLVPLTCHYGVQLMASLGVVWSSRKSKRRHKNKVLPVASDSRLTIVDLVKSLNTLHTETILQLIKEVVKKPHQIKGEQKSALVDIPILQFSYAYIQSISAQVLQENIAPLLSLLRESVQLNLAPPGHFLLLGILNDFVNRLSNLDNKKDTRDLQEVTQRILEAVGGIAGSSLEQTSWLSRSLEVKVQPQVCPEANEADDVEVDGEHNESMPQTSTMVSSSAPSVYSVQALVLLAEVLAPLLDMVYRSDEKEKAVPLISRLMYYVFPYLKNHSAYNMPSFEAGSQLLSSLSGYAYTKRAWKKEVFDLFMDPLFFTMDASCASSWKSIIDHLLTHEKTMFKDLMSMQSGSLKLFANVDQKPMLLKRQAFAMFSGEPDQYHLYLPLIQERLTEALRMNPSPAVSAQMFLMFRVLLLRISSQHLTSLWPIMVTELIRIFARLEKALQADKDVSKLTKVVRGALERNGPVNFSQADLDMYLSACKFLDTCLAFPPERMPVFQMYRWAFVPEVDVNRYNGPETALIEDEQECTPHVVRVLEAIQQRYGTLNGLNEEFSTDLLEFPLLTQHSLSSITQLLPFLRTLCCSFHGPPPQFPAADYPAASSDSVLRRLEHITEKEFLDSMES; this comes from the exons ATGGATCCTGAGGAGTTAGAGCTACAGAATGACTACCGTTACCGTAGCTATGCGGCCGTCATTGAGAAAGCGCTGCGCAACTTTGAGTCTTCGAGTGAGTGGGCAGATCTTATCTCTTCTCTGGGAAAGCTCAATAAG GCCCTGCAGAGTAACCTGCGCTACTCACTCCTCCCCAAGAGGCTGATCATAGGCAAGCGTCTCGCTCAGTGCCTACACCCAGCCCTGCCCAGCGGAGTGCACCTCAAGGCTTTAGAGACCTATGAGGTCATCTTCAAAATCATTGGAACAAAATGGCTAGCCAAAGATCTGTTCATTTACAG CTCAGGGTTGTTCCCATTGTTGGGCCATGCGGCTATGGCAGTGAAGCCTGTGCTGCTGACACTATACGAGCGGTACTATCTCCCTCTGCAAAGGGCTTTGCTGCCCAGTCTTCAGGCCTTTATAACAGGACTCCTGCCAGGCCTAGAGGAGGGACTGGAGGTCTACGACAG GACTGATGCCCTGCTGGTCAAGTTGTCACTGCTGGTGGGTCAGCAGGTCTTCTATGGTGCCCTGTGGGGCAGCATGCTGGTCAGCCCCTTAGTGCGACTGCCAGCCTCAGTCTTTATAGTCACGCATTTTGACCGCATAGTGTCCCTGCaccagcaaacacacatgctaGGCTACGACCACCGGCTAGTG gtGAAGTCagtgtgtctttctctgcaaGATTCAAATGTCCTGGTCCAGAGGAACATGCTTGAAATCCTGCTATACTTTTTCCCCTTTGCCACATGCCTG GACCCAGTCGAGGCTTGTATTACTATGAGTGGTGAAGATCTGATCACAGTGGTGTCTGCAGCTTCACTTACAATACTTCGCAGAGACATGTCTCTTAACCGAAGACTCTATGCCTGGCTCCTAG GCACAGACATAAAAGGAGAAATGGTGGCACCACACCCCACCCACTCCGCCACCACCGAGGAACATACATTGTTCTACTTCAACACCTACTCCAGAGATTTCCTTGTACAG GCTCTCATTAACATCCTCAAACAGAAGGATGTGAAGAGTGACACAGAAAATGTCATTGGATACCTCAGGCCCTTTCGCATTATAATCAGCCTGCTGGATAAACCAGAGATAG GTCCACCTGTCTTGAGCAGCGTGTTGCTAGAGGTGGTCCGAGCTTTCTACACTTACTGTCGAGAGATGCTGGGGGAGGAAACCATAACCAGCTCAGGACTCTCAGGCAACCAACTAGCTAG TAAgataaaagagaataaaaatgcaTCAGAGATCATAAAGACAATGAACATGCTTGTGAGCTCCATGAACAGTGAATACCTGTGGGATTACATGACACGACGCTTCTGCACTTCTCTCAG TGGCAAAGATGACCCACCATCGCCTCCTCAGCAGGATCGTAGTCATTCTGCTCCATCTGTACCAGAGATGTCCAATCTCATCATTTTCCTGCTTGATGTTATTCCtttg GAGCTCCATGCTGACATCCAGTCTCAGTTACTCCCCGAGATGCTGGGCACCATGCTGCGGACCCTACGCAATAACTTGGACTCTGTTGGCCTGGAAGATGTCACACATTCCCTGCGCGCCTGTTTCAAGGTCCTGAGTAAGATTCAAATGCCTGTGGCTTTTATGGACACTGAGGCAGGGGCACACACAGAGGAGATGGAGTTGCAGAAACAGGAGGACACAGGCAGTAAAACTGAG GATATCGAAAAGGAAGCAGGAAATGATGGCAGTGATGGACAGGTCAATGGACAACATGGAGGTGAAGAGCAAAACAGAGATGGACAAGATGAGGCAGAGCCTGAAAATGGTGTTTATCCAGCACTCAGGTCTGAAGATAGTGGACTGGGAATCAGCGCCTCACCTTCAGAGCAACACCTCCCATCTGGGATAGGGATGGGGTCTGAGGAACATGAAATTTCTAAAGAAGGTGAGGGcatgtggaggagaggaggcagtGTGGACACTATGACCCAGTGTTTGCAGGACATCCTGGCCTTTATAACCACAAG ATACTTGCTGGTACAGGTAGTGGATGTCACAGAACTGCAGGAAGGACTCCAACCTAATCTATCAGTTGGCTCTGAGGATCAGAAGACAGTGTTGACAAGCATAGGGGGACgtgaaattaaagaaaagctGACCGAACTGTTCACGCCAAGCAAACTTAAAACCCACCCTACACCTGAAACCCAGCTTTTGGTAGCcaccacagagaagaaaaaggagagtgGGCATTTAGGATGTGTGGAGTGGGCAGCGGGATACATGCCACGAGGCAGGGCAGAGATCTCTGAGGCATGTCGACAAGCTTTCACCGCTACTTGCCATCTCCTACTGGAATGCACCACCTTCCCTATTTATCTGAGTGaagaggaagctctggctcttcATGCAGACATGTTTGGTCACACAG GGAGTGAAGTGGACAGTCTGCCACTATGGTTGAGGTCCTTGATGACACTGTGCTGCCTGTCCAGGGACTACAACATCCAGCACACTGCAGTGGCCTCCCTTTTGGAACTTATCAACCACTCCCAGTCCTTAGCACTGGTCATCCAGGACAAGCAAAGACGCTACCAGAAATCCGACTATAACCCCCTGAGTGGGCGGCTGCAGATGGTCACTGTGCCACCTATCTACCCTGCCCTGCTTCAGACCATAGAGGAGAGCACAGATTTCTATCAG AGGGTGTCCCAGGTGCTGTGGAGCCAGCTGGACATGGAGCGGAGAGAGCAGCACATTTCCTGTGTGGAACTCTTTTACAGGCTTCACTGTTTGGCTCCATCTGTGTCCATCTGTGAAGACATTATCTGCCAAGCGctattacacaaagataaa GCTGTTAGGTTGGAAGCTCTACATCGCTTCACAGTGCTGTGGCACCTGACCCGGGAGATCCAGACCAGCAGGATCATGTCTCTAAATCGCTCCTTTGACCG GTCTCTGTGTGTTGTGGTGGACAGTCTCAGCTGTACTGATGGCTTAATAAGTGCAGCGGCCCAGTGTTGGCTTGTCAGGGCTCTGTCCCTCAATGATGTGATTCGAATCCTGGAACCTattctgttgttgctgctttatCCCTCTACTCAGTGCTGCTCCATTCAGAGCATCAAACAGAATCTGACTGCTG ggAGCCTGAAAGTTTTAAACAGCAGAAGTCGAAGTTCCACCAAAACTTCTGGGATATCAGCAGGTGCTGTGGCAAAAGAGGTCACCATTTTAAATCTCATTGTGGACCGAGAATCCCTGTGGGCAGAGTTAGACAATGGTCCAGAACTGGCCAAACCGCCGGACACTTTAGTGGCGTCAAGGAGTGAGAGtgaagagacagaggaggaggacgataaagcagaagaagaggaagaggaggtggagagtgAACACACAGAGTCAGCTGACACCAGTGGTGCCCAGGTATCCACAGAGAATTCCAGCTCTGGCTCCACCCCCTACGCCTGCATTGAGGCAGGAGGCATAGTTAACGGCTTGCGCAGGGCAGAGTCTGAGCACACACAGGCATCTGATTCCTTGACaagtgaggatgaggaggatttaGAGCTGGAGGCCATGGCCAGGTCTCGCCTCTTAAAACAGGAGCGTGAAAAGAGAGAGGCCATTGACTCTCTGTTCAGACATGTGCTATTGTATCCTGTGGCCGGCGGCTGGCGCCATCTGCTCCAAGGTCTGGGACTGCTAGACAGTCTGCTGAGACATAGTGCTGAGTGCCCTCTGGTGGAAGcactctcctccacctctttgGACACAAGCTCTGCTGCACATTTAAACCTTGTCTCTAACCTTTTGCAGCGCCACCAACAGGCTCAGGATGGCAACAGCTTCTATGGTTCCCTGctttccccctcctcctccccctctgttCCCCCATCCCTGCTCATTGAACTGCTTGTCTCCTTGTGTCTGCGATTCCTGCGCTCTCATTACCCTTCCTACCTGAGTCTGAGTCCTGTTGATCTGCAGGGCAATAGGGACGTTCAGGTGAAGAGTGTGGAGGTGCTGACCCGGATAATGAACCAGCTTGGCTGCATGGCACGGGGACAAGAGGGCAGTGACATCAGACTGGAGCCCATCAACAGATTTCTCTCAGGATGTAAAGTGCAGCAGTATGCCCTGCTTACACTTTCAGCATCCATGTATATTAGCCAGAGGGGAACAGACAAAGGGCCACCCAAAAGTGTGGAGCTGCTGGATGAACAGGGAAGCCTGTCAGAGGAAAGCCTGGTGAACCTTGGACCAGGAGGGGGACAGGAACAATACCCTTTACAAAGGGAATTACTGAAACTTCTTCAGGCTCTCATAGCCCTGGAGTACCATGTGTGTCCTGGCGGAGCTGCCTCTTCAACAGggtcagctgcagcagctgcccaGCCTGGAGAGCCTCGTGAATCTACAACTGCTGGCACCCCCCTCACTCGTGAGTGGCAAACCGCAGTACTTTTCCAGCAGTCCATTAAGGCAGCCCAGTATGTCCAAAGTCAGCCCATCACAACTCAAGGAATGTTTGTTTCTGCCGCTGCCAGAGCTCTGCAGCCACAGTACGGTTATGCCATGCACCCCCACTGGGTgtctctgctctgctcctctctgccaTACTTGGGACGTTCATTAGGCATCATAGTGGCTCCACTCATCAGCCAGATCTGCAGGAACTTGGATGAGCTTGTCAAACTTTATGAGCATGATGGTGGAAAGACAAATCAGAG CCTGAGTGGTAGGAGGGAGAACATCGCCCCTGATTACCCTCTGACTCTGCTGGAAGGCCTGACCACTATTGCACACTACTGTCTCCTGGACAACAAGAGG tcttCGGTTGCGTGTGATCCTGTGGATATACGTAATGCACGTAATGCTGTAATCGATGCCCTACCGCACATACTCAGTACTATGGCATTGTTATGGGGCGTAGTCTTGAGGGAAGAGCATCAGAAGCGGGGATATGACTCTGGCCAGAGCGGCAGACATACTTCGACCTCTGTCTATTTTAAAAGCACCAAG ATCCTACGGCAGCGAATACTGGAGTTTCTAGTCCCTTTAACTTGTCATTATGGAGTCCAGCTAATGGCTTCACTGGGAGTAGTGTGGAGTAGCAGGAAGTCTAAAaggagacataaaaacaaa GTTTTACCTGTGGCCAGTGATTCTCGTCTGACCATTGTGGATCTGGTGAAGTCACTGAATACGTTGCATACAGAAACCATCCTACAGCTGATCAAAGAGGTGGTGAAAAAGCCACATCAGATCAAAGGGGAACAG AAGTCAGCCCTGGTAGATATCCCAATACTGCAGTTCAGTTACGCCTATATCCAAAG catTTCAGCCCAGGTTCTGCAAGAAAACATTGCTCCTCTCCTGAGTCTGTTGCGAGAGTCTGTTCAGCTCAACCTGGCCCCACCTGGGCACTTTTTACTGCTGGG AATCCTGAATGACTTTGTTAACAGGCTTTCCAACCTGGACAATAAGAAGGACACTCGAGATCTGCAG GAGGTGACTCAGCGGATCCTCGAGGCAGTAGGTGGAATTGCAGGGTCATCTCTGGAGCAGACCAGTTGGCTCAGTCGTAGCCttgaggtcaaagttcagccACAGGTGTGCCCTGAAGCAAATGAAGCTGATGACGTGGAAGTGGATGGTGAACATAACG AGTCCATGCCTCAAACTAGCACAATGGTTTCCTCCTCGGCTCCCTCAGTTTACAGCGTGCAAGCTCTGGTTCTCCTGGCTGAG GTCTTGGCACCGCTTCTGGACATGGTGTACCGCAGTGATGAGAAGGAGAAAGCTGTTCCACTCATTTCTCGGCTCATGTACTATGTATTTCCCTATCTGAAGAACCACAG TGCCTACAACATGCCCAGCTTTGAAGCAGGTTCTCAGCTGCTGAGCAGTCTGAGTGGGTATGCCTATACCAAAAGGGCCTGGAAGAAGGAGGTCTTTGATCTCTTCATGGACCCCCTCTTCTTCACTATGGATGCCTCCTGTGCATCCag TTGGAAATCCATTATCGACCACCTGCTGACTCATGAGAAGACCATGTTTAAAGACCTCATGA GCATGCAGAGTGGCTCCCTGAAACTCTTTGCTAATGTAGACCAGAAACCCATGCTGCTGAAGCGTCAGGCATTTGCCATGTTCAGTGGAGAACCTGACCAGTATCATCTCTATCTACCCCTCATTCAAG AGCGCCTCACAGAGGCTTTACGTATGAACCCTAGCCCTGCAGTCTCAGCCCAGATGTTCTTGATGTTCCGTGTCCTGCTCTTGCGGATTTCATCCCAGCACCTGACATCTCTTTGGCCAATCATGGTCACAGAACTT ATTCGCATATTTGCACGTCTAGAGAAAGCTCTGCAGGCAGACAAAGACGTCTCAAA GCTGACTAAAGTGGTGCGAGGAGCCCTGGAAAGAAACGGACCAGTGAATTTCTCTCAGGCAGACTTGGACATGTACCTGTCAGCTTGCAAGTTTCTGGACACATGCCTGGCTTTTCCTCCAGAAAGGATGCCAGTGTTTCAGAT GTATCGCTGGGCATTTGTTCCTGAGGTGGATGTGAACCGCTACAATGGCCCAGAGACTGCACTGATAGAGGATGAGCAGGAATGCACGCCCCATGTTGTCAGAGTACTGGAAGCAATACAGCAACGATACGGG ACACTGAATGGACTGAATGAGGAATTTTCCACAGATCTTTTGGAGTTCCCTCTCCTCACTCAACACTCCCTGTCCTCCATCACCCAGTTGCTGCCATTTCTACGCACCCTTTGCTGCTCCTTCCACGGTCCTCCTCCTCAGTTCCCAGCAGCAGACTATCCTGCCGCCAGTTCGGACTCAGTCCTGAGGAGGCTGGAGCACATAACTGAGAAAGAGTTCCTGGACTCCATGGAGAGTTAA